In Aquila chrysaetos chrysaetos chromosome 2, bAquChr1.4, whole genome shotgun sequence, the following are encoded in one genomic region:
- the TP53I11 gene encoding tumor protein p53-inducible protein 11, whose amino-acid sequence MAAKQPPPLMKKHSQTDLVSRLKTRKILGVGGEDDDGEVHRSKISQVLGNEIKFAVREPLGLRVWQLVSAVMFSGVAIMALAFPDQLYDAVFDEESVSSKTPIRLYGGALLSISLIMWNALYTAEKVIIRWTLLTEACYFAVQFLVTTVSLVESSRIATGAVLLLVSRALFVLISIYYYYQVGRRPKKV is encoded by the exons ATGGCGGCAAAGCAGCCCCCGCCGCTGATGAAGAAGCACAGCCAGACCGACCTGGTGAGCAGGCTGAAGACACGCAAGATCCTGGGGGTCGGCGGGGAGGACGACGACGGCGAGGTCCATCGCTCAAAG ATTAGCCAAGTACTGGGAAACGAAATCAAGTTTGCTGTCCGGGAACCTTTGGGGCTCAG GGTCTGGCAGCTGGTTTCCGCCGTCATGTTCTCCGGGGTCGCCATCATG GCCCTGGCTTTCCCTGACCAGCTCTACGACGCCGTTTTCGACGAGGAATCGGTGAGCAGCAAGACTCCCATCCGGCTCTACGGAGGAGCCCTCCTCA GTATCTCGCTCATCATGTGGAACGCTCTCTACACGGCCGAAAAAGTGATTATCCGCTGGACCCTGCTGACGGAGGCGTGCTATTTTGCCGTGCAGTTCCTGG ttaCCACTGTCTCCCTGGTTGAGAGTAGCCGGATAGCTACAGGTGCCGtgctcctcctggtcagccGAGCCCTCTTCGTCCTCATcagcatttattattattaccaagTCGGACGCCGTCCCAAGAAAGTCTAA